Proteins encoded within one genomic window of Macaca thibetana thibetana isolate TM-01 chromosome 3, ASM2454274v1, whole genome shotgun sequence:
- the CHODL gene encoding chondrolectin isoform X2: protein MAEAPLLQALCASGQKVCFADFKHPCYKMAYFHELSSRVSFQEARLACESEGGVLLSLENEAEQKLIESMLQNLTKPGTGISDGDFWIGLWRNGDGQTSGACPDLYQWSDGSSSQYRNWYTDEPSCGSEKCVVMYHQPTANPGLGGPYLYQWNDDRCNMKHNYICKYEPEINPTAPAEKPYLTNQPGDTHQNVVVTEAGIIPNLIYVVIPTIPLLLLILVAFGTCCFQMLHKSKGRTKTSPNQSTLWISKSSRKESGMEV from the exons gccaaAAGGTGTGTTTTGCTGACTTCAAGCATCCCTGCTACAAAATGGCCTACTTCCATGAACTGTCCAGCCGAGTGAGCTTTCAGGAGGCACGCCTGGCTTGTGAGAGTGAGGGAGGAGTCCTCCTCAGCCTTGAGAATGAAGCAGAACAGAAGTTAATAGAGAGCATGTTGCAAAACCTGACAAAACCCGGAACGGGGATTTCTGATGGTGATTTCTGGATAGGGCTTTGGAGGAATGGAGATGGGCAAACATCTGGTGCCTGCCCGGATCTCTATCAGTGGTCTGATGGAAGCAGTTCCCAGTACCG AAACTGGTACACGGATGAACCTTCCTGCGGAAGTGAAAAGTGTGTTGTGATGTATCACCAACCAACTGCCAATCCTGGCCTTGGAGGTCCCTACCTTTACCAGTGGAATGATGACAGGTGCAACATGAAGCACAATTATATTTGCAAGTATGAACCAG AGATTAATCCAACAGCTCCCGCAGAAAAGCCTTATCTTACAAATCAACCAGGAGACACCCATCAAAATGTGGTTGTTACTGAAGCAG GTATAATTCCCAATCTAATTTATGTTGTTATACCAACAATACCCCTGCTGTTACTGATACTGGTTGCTTTTGGAACCTGTTGTTTCCAGATGCTGCATAAAAG taaaggaagaacaaaaactAGTCCAAACCAGTCCACACTGTGGATTTCAAAGAGCAGCAGAAAAGAAAGTGGCATGGAAGTATAG